In Legionella lytica, one genomic interval encodes:
- a CDS encoding transporter substrate-binding domain-containing protein: MKLITFLVLLLGNIFAYGAQVEVGVIGFVPPFASEIGHTGQFYGFCIELMNEICKRTDNTCKYKATDVGKQLAALRAGQVDVAFLPAPVVLTPNEDYLYSLPYLPSQSQFMILNTNTSIHSIDDLRGKKIGVVKSNNVRNTVLSKFTAPDHVIEYDGINGLVSGITSGQVDALLLNASVSKYIINNVQNLKVIGKPFDIGMGYGIVALKKNALLINKINAALLQMEADGTYETIYKKYFGY; encoded by the coding sequence ATGAAGCTAATCACTTTTTTAGTCCTCTTATTGGGAAATATTTTCGCTTATGGTGCCCAAGTAGAGGTCGGTGTTATAGGATTTGTTCCTCCTTTTGCCTCAGAAATTGGCCATACAGGACAATTCTATGGTTTTTGCATCGAATTAATGAATGAAATCTGTAAACGCACGGATAATACCTGTAAATATAAAGCTACTGATGTGGGCAAGCAATTAGCCGCGTTGCGTGCAGGTCAGGTGGATGTGGCATTTTTGCCAGCACCTGTAGTATTAACTCCCAATGAAGATTACCTATATAGCCTTCCTTATTTACCCAGCCAAAGTCAATTTATGATTTTAAACACGAATACCAGCATCCATTCTATTGATGATCTTAGAGGCAAAAAAATCGGCGTGGTTAAATCAAATAACGTCAGAAATACGGTGTTAAGCAAATTTACTGCGCCAGATCATGTCATTGAATACGATGGGATTAATGGGCTAGTTTCTGGAATAACCTCTGGGCAAGTGGATGCATTACTACTCAACGCTAGCGTAAGTAAATATATTATCAATAATGTACAGAATCTAAAAGTAATTGGAAAGCCCTTTGATATTGGTATGGGTTATGGCATCGTAGCCTTGAAAAAGAACGCCCTGCTGATTAATAAAATTAATGCCGCATTATTGCAAATGGAGGCTGATGGAACGTACGAAACCATTTACAAAAAATATTTTGGCTACTAA
- a CDS encoding DUF4254 domain-containing protein: MSEQIQTSTITELHHACITQWKASGVSSQHNGFYRLVEENHAFNYQLWHAEDRARRDDMGPEFVYQAKREIDQCNQARNNRMEAMDTWLFNLLQPAAHDQCPVNSESPGMMIDRLSILALKSYHMALQTKRQDVAEEHRRTCYDKLTVIQQQLEQLAFCLDTFVNEILAKKRTFRVYHQFKMYNDPTLNPELYAPAVKL; encoded by the coding sequence ATGTCGGAACAAATTCAGACATCAACCATTACTGAACTACATCACGCATGTATTACTCAATGGAAAGCTTCAGGGGTATCCTCCCAACATAATGGTTTTTATCGTCTAGTTGAAGAAAATCACGCCTTTAATTATCAACTCTGGCATGCTGAAGACCGTGCCCGTCGTGATGATATGGGTCCTGAATTTGTCTATCAGGCCAAGCGTGAAATTGATCAATGCAATCAAGCACGTAATAATCGTATGGAAGCAATGGATACTTGGCTTTTTAACCTATTACAACCTGCTGCGCACGACCAATGCCCCGTTAACTCTGAGTCGCCAGGAATGATGATTGATCGCTTATCCATTTTAGCGCTTAAATCATATCACATGGCCTTACAAACTAAGCGTCAGGACGTGGCTGAAGAGCATCGTCGCACCTGTTACGACAAATTAACAGTGATTCAGCAACAATTAGAACAATTGGCTTTTTGTTTAGATACCTTTGTTAATGAAATTTTAGCGAAAAAACGTACATTTAGAGTGTATCATCAATTTAAAATGTATAACGATCCTACGTTAAACCCTGAATTGTATGCTCCCGCGGTGAAACTGTAA
- a CDS encoding ATP-dependent zinc protease family protein, translated as MAKDAVHIYGYVEKISFPGKDLVLSAKLDTGAKSASLNATNITEVNVKGVPYLRFTVPTKTGDYIFEGEYKGRVKIKVRAGEHDGLLPHEPIKRPVVLLPIQLGDDVKTIKVNLTNRKRFNYPLLLGRDAIIAFNGAVDPALTFTVKTQSSKK; from the coding sequence ATGGCAAAAGACGCAGTACACATTTATGGTTATGTTGAAAAAATTTCATTCCCGGGGAAAGACTTAGTCTTATCTGCAAAATTAGATACCGGCGCGAAATCAGCATCATTAAATGCAACCAATATTACGGAAGTAAACGTAAAAGGAGTGCCTTATTTACGCTTTACGGTACCGACTAAAACTGGGGACTACATTTTCGAAGGGGAATATAAGGGTCGCGTAAAAATTAAAGTCCGAGCAGGTGAACATGATGGCTTATTACCCCATGAGCCCATCAAACGCCCTGTGGTATTACTGCCAATACAACTTGGAGATGACGTTAAAACCATTAAAGTTAATTTAACCAACCGAAAACGTTTCAATTACCCTTTATTATTGGGTAGGGATGCTATTATTGCATTTAATGGTGCAGTAGATCCTGCCTTGACTTTTACCGTTAAAACCCAGAGCAGTAAGAAATAA
- a CDS encoding inactive transglutaminase family protein, with the protein MKNNTRHVYGLILTLFILGTGIFLYRHLVLDVPLTDTETVNSWMVESNLRFVADPSTPIKASFNIPYLPPHFAILDEYFVSRNYGVTTNLNGDNRETVWSIRRAHGAQSLYYRAIFRQTDANESPLGAPTAIKSQPLNESQKSAVETITNQVRQTSADIKTFAQSTVKELNKQDGNAKLLVGNEFTDEQIVDAAILILNQSKISAMPVKGIYLSQQNKAELKFFLAVFNGKNWLYINPKTGGAGLPKDFLIWQYGNEPVYDVTGGKKALFNITISPTPINALSIAKSRGLQSDSQLLRFSLLQLPVNVQAIYKILLTVPIGAFIILILRNFIGIKTFGTFMPVLIALAFRETHVIWGICLFVTIVSFGLLARFYLDQLRLLLVPRLAAILTVVILLMIFISVVSQNLGLDAGLSVALFPMVILTMTIERMCITWDERGASEAIKSGVGSLFAAVISYWAMSYEPLQYLIFAFPELLLVLLALILWFGQYRGYRLFELKRFKVLARE; encoded by the coding sequence ATGAAAAACAATACGCGTCACGTTTATGGTCTTATCCTCACGTTATTTATTTTAGGAACGGGAATCTTTTTGTATCGGCATCTCGTACTGGACGTGCCGCTAACAGATACGGAAACAGTTAATAGTTGGATGGTAGAATCCAACTTGCGCTTTGTTGCTGACCCCAGCACCCCTATTAAAGCTAGTTTCAATATTCCCTACTTACCACCACACTTCGCCATTCTCGATGAGTACTTCGTTTCACGAAACTATGGAGTAACCACCAACCTCAATGGTGATAACCGAGAAACCGTATGGTCCATAAGACGTGCGCATGGGGCACAGTCCTTGTATTACCGGGCGATCTTCCGACAAACTGATGCCAATGAATCACCTTTAGGCGCTCCAACCGCAATCAAGTCACAGCCATTAAATGAAAGCCAAAAATCTGCAGTAGAAACAATCACCAATCAAGTCAGACAAACCTCTGCAGATATTAAAACTTTTGCGCAAAGTACGGTTAAAGAACTGAATAAGCAAGATGGAAACGCCAAACTACTGGTTGGTAATGAATTCACCGATGAGCAAATCGTTGATGCCGCCATCTTGATTTTGAATCAATCAAAAATTTCGGCCATGCCCGTAAAAGGCATTTATTTATCACAGCAAAATAAAGCTGAACTGAAATTCTTTTTAGCAGTATTTAATGGCAAAAACTGGCTTTATATTAATCCCAAAACTGGTGGTGCAGGTTTACCCAAAGACTTTTTGATCTGGCAATACGGCAATGAACCCGTATATGACGTTACTGGTGGTAAAAAAGCATTATTTAATATTACGATATCCCCCACCCCCATTAATGCCTTAAGCATTGCCAAATCACGTGGCTTGCAGTCAGACTCCCAACTATTACGTTTTTCATTATTGCAGCTGCCAGTAAACGTCCAGGCGATCTATAAAATTTTGCTTACCGTACCCATTGGGGCTTTTATTATTTTAATTCTCCGCAATTTTATCGGCATTAAGACCTTCGGTACCTTTATGCCAGTATTAATTGCCCTTGCGTTTAGAGAAACCCATGTCATTTGGGGAATTTGTCTCTTTGTCACCATTGTATCTTTCGGGCTTTTAGCACGCTTTTATCTCGATCAACTGCGACTGCTTTTGGTGCCGCGATTGGCTGCCATCCTTACGGTGGTCATTTTACTCATGATCTTTATTAGTGTGGTCAGTCAAAATCTTGGTTTGGATGCCGGTTTATCTGTAGCCCTCTTCCCCATGGTTATTTTAACCATGACGATTGAGCGTATGTGCATCACCTGGGATGAGCGTGGTGCATCAGAGGCAATCAAATCAGGGGTTGGTAGCTTATTTGCAGCGGTAATTTCTTATTGGGCAATGAGTTATGAGCCTCTGCAATATTTAATTTTTGCCTTCCCTGAATTACTTTTAGTATTACTCGCGCTCATTTTGTGGTTTGGCCAATATCGCGGCTATCGATTGTTTGAGTTAAAACGCTTTAAAGTGCTTGCGAGAGAATAA
- a CDS encoding alpha-L-glutamate ligase-like protein encodes MINLFRRLKNHGILSINQRNTDFVLRYNPRKLFPLVDDKLKTKKLALQAGIAVPPLYEIIETEQQIKSIETLFAPYDDFVVKPARGSGGDGILVFKDKVYGRYRQINGKLTTAQELSYHLSCLLSGAYSLGGSSDYAIIEKRVVVDPVFAEVSYEGIPDIRIISLLGYPAMAMVRLPTRLSGGKANLHQGAIGVGVDLATGKTLGGVFHNDTIDYHPDTLNPIVGIEVPYWNKILEIASSCYDLTGLGYLGVDIVLDKDHGPLMLELNARPGLNIQIANREGGLKRYRAIEAHQKEHPNESVAEKVAFSRKTFARG; translated from the coding sequence ATGATTAATTTGTTTCGCCGTTTAAAAAACCATGGGATATTAAGTATTAATCAACGGAATACGGATTTTGTATTACGTTATAATCCAAGAAAATTGTTTCCCTTAGTTGATGACAAACTTAAGACTAAAAAGCTAGCCCTGCAAGCGGGTATTGCCGTTCCGCCCTTATATGAAATCATCGAAACAGAACAGCAAATTAAGTCGATTGAAACACTGTTTGCTCCTTACGATGATTTTGTGGTGAAGCCTGCTCGTGGCTCTGGCGGCGATGGTATTTTAGTATTTAAAGATAAGGTCTACGGACGTTATCGCCAAATTAATGGCAAACTGACTACAGCTCAAGAGTTGAGCTACCATTTATCCTGTTTATTATCTGGCGCTTACAGTCTGGGCGGTTCTTCTGACTATGCTATTATCGAAAAACGTGTGGTTGTTGATCCAGTCTTTGCCGAAGTAAGTTATGAAGGCATCCCCGACATTCGCATTATTTCATTATTAGGCTATCCCGCGATGGCGATGGTAAGACTTCCCACGCGATTATCAGGCGGGAAAGCGAACCTCCACCAAGGCGCCATTGGCGTTGGTGTGGACTTAGCTACGGGAAAAACTTTAGGTGGAGTATTTCATAATGACACCATTGATTATCACCCTGATACCCTAAACCCAATTGTTGGAATCGAAGTACCCTATTGGAATAAAATATTGGAAATTGCTTCCAGCTGTTATGATTTAACCGGTCTAGGTTATCTTGGCGTGGATATTGTACTCGATAAAGACCACGGTCCTTTAATGCTGGAGCTAAATGCACGTCCGGGATTAAACATCCAAATTGCGAACCGCGAAGGTGGCCTCAAGCGTTACCGCGCCATTGAAGCCCATCAAAAAGAACATCCAAATGAATCTGTAGCTGAAAAAGTAGCGTTTA